The Erythrobacter sp. Alg231-14 genome has a segment encoding these proteins:
- a CDS encoding VOC family protein, which produces MIVERLDHVNIIAHDLKQTAQFYAELLDLKEGDGPPPMRPDQVRWMFDSSGNAILHLNSAEFPRLFDRDVAPGDETGAIHHVALRCGDFETVKSRLDARGADYQINEVASAGLRQIFTSDPNNVLLELNFFAA; this is translated from the coding sequence ATGATCGTTGAACGATTGGATCATGTGAACATCATCGCGCATGATCTAAAACAGACCGCGCAGTTCTACGCCGAATTGCTCGACCTAAAGGAAGGCGATGGCCCGCCGCCAATGCGACCGGATCAAGTGCGTTGGATGTTCGATTCCAGCGGCAATGCGATCTTGCATCTCAATTCGGCCGAATTCCCGCGATTGTTTGATCGCGATGTTGCGCCCGGCGATGAGACCGGCGCGATCCATCACGTTGCGCTAAGATGCGGCGATTTCGAAACGGTGAAATCCCGGCTCGACGCGCGCGGTGCCGACTATCAGATCAACGAAGTGGCGTCGGCGGGTCTGAGGCAGATTTTCACCTCAGACCCGAACAACGTGCTTCTCGAATTGAATTTCTTCGCCGCCTAA
- the purU gene encoding formyltetrahydrofolate deformylase, which yields MSKPLILTLDCPDAPGITAKVTAFLFERGCNILDAQQFNDRADEEAPASKAEDTSRGDRFFMRVAFDPAEATADNLRADFAEFATRFAMEWKIVSQDRPRRVLIMVSKADHCLIDLLYRWRTGELNIEPVALVSNHPKEVVLSRGVGQTDIGDIPFHHIPVTRDTKPEAEAKLRAIADECDVELVVLARYMQIFSDEQSAHFEGRCINIHHSFLPGFKGARPYHQAHERGVKIIGATAHFVTADLDEGPIIHQDVERISHADAASDLVRKGRDIERRVLAEAVRLFVQERVLLNGTRTVVFRG from the coding sequence ATGAGCAAGCCTCTCATTCTGACATTGGATTGCCCTGATGCGCCGGGGATCACGGCAAAAGTGACAGCCTTTTTGTTTGAGCGCGGTTGCAACATCCTTGACGCACAACAGTTTAACGACAGGGCCGACGAAGAAGCCCCTGCGTCTAAAGCGGAAGACACCAGCCGTGGCGATCGCTTTTTCATGCGCGTCGCCTTTGATCCCGCCGAAGCTACGGCGGACAATTTGCGCGCCGACTTTGCCGAATTTGCAACGCGGTTCGCGATGGAATGGAAAATCGTTTCTCAGGATCGGCCAAGACGTGTCTTAATCATGGTCAGCAAGGCGGATCATTGCCTGATCGATTTGCTGTATCGGTGGCGCACGGGTGAATTGAATATCGAACCGGTTGCACTGGTATCAAACCACCCGAAAGAGGTCGTCCTATCGCGCGGTGTTGGGCAGACTGATATTGGCGACATCCCGTTTCATCATATCCCCGTCACCCGCGATACAAAGCCTGAGGCCGAAGCAAAGCTGCGCGCGATTGCGGATGAATGCGATGTCGAATTGGTCGTGTTGGCGCGGTACATGCAGATTTTCTCGGATGAACAATCGGCGCATTTCGAAGGGCGCTGTATCAACATCCACCATAGCTTCCTGCCCGGTTTCAAAGGCGCGCGCCCGTATCATCAGGCGCACGAGCGGGGTGTAAAAATCATCGGAGCGACCGCGCACTTCGTGACGGCGGATCTCGATGAAGGGCCGATCATTCATCAAGACGTCGAACGCATCAGCCATGCCGACGCGGCCAGCGATCTGGTCCGCAAGGGCCGCGATATTGAACGACGCGTCTTGGCCGAAGCGGTGCGATTGTTTGTTCAAGAACGCGTTTTGCTGAACGGAACGCGCACGGTTGTTTTCCGCGGTTGA
- a CDS encoding DUF4198 domain-containing protein, with the protein MLRAAIAAIALMVPAASAAHSFWLEPAQHDPQVDEEVRVTFRVGDAGEARDWGLYWERIVALRLYGPNGTIDQQHAVRTTQRGERGTVRLSVPEPGSYVLGFESNASFSDLEAQRFNDYVDGQALTAIAAHREATGTTGVNGTELYARRAKALIQVDGVETENITTPIGHTLEIVPLESPFALNAGDPLPIQVLWRGAPLEGARIEVVRPFADFETTILTTDADGKASFELKHGSRYLVSAVWGVPAPHDSRADYFTIFSSLTFPSPSPVFDTDVRPPSVTQ; encoded by the coding sequence ATGTTGCGCGCTGCGATCGCTGCTATTGCCCTGATGGTTCCTGCGGCTTCGGCTGCGCATTCGTTCTGGCTCGAACCGGCGCAGCACGATCCGCAAGTTGATGAAGAGGTGCGTGTTACCTTTCGCGTCGGCGATGCGGGGGAGGCGCGCGATTGGGGCCTGTATTGGGAACGGATCGTCGCGCTGCGGCTGTACGGACCTAATGGCACCATAGATCAGCAGCACGCCGTGCGGACAACGCAAAGAGGCGAACGAGGCACGGTCCGATTGAGTGTGCCAGAGCCGGGTAGCTATGTGCTGGGCTTTGAAAGCAATGCCAGTTTTTCAGACCTCGAAGCGCAACGGTTTAACGACTACGTTGATGGCCAAGCTTTGACCGCCATTGCCGCGCATCGCGAGGCGACAGGAACAACGGGCGTCAACGGCACCGAATTGTACGCCCGTCGCGCCAAGGCGTTGATTCAGGTCGACGGCGTCGAAACAGAAAACATCACCACGCCGATCGGTCACACGCTCGAAATCGTGCCTTTGGAAAGCCCATTTGCATTGAATGCTGGCGATCCATTGCCGATCCAGGTGTTGTGGCGCGGCGCACCACTCGAAGGGGCGCGGATCGAAGTGGTGCGGCCATTTGCCGACTTCGAAACGACAATCTTGACGACCGATGCCGACGGCAAGGCTTCGTTCGAACTTAAGCACGGATCGCGATACTTGGTGTCGGCGGTATGGGGTGTTCCTGCGCCGCATGATTCACGAGCAGATTATTTCACAATCTTCTCAAGCCTGACATTCCCAAGCCCATCGCCAGTCTTCGACACCGATGTTCGCCCACCGAGTGTGACACAATGA
- a CDS encoding nitronate monooxygenase → MTSFSKSAELMKRGIDFLGCEHAILCGAMSWVSERNLVAAISNGGGFGVIACGAMTPDLLDNEIAETKARTDKPFGVNLITMHPQLFDLIAVCAKHRVSHVVLAGGIPPKGSVEAIKEFGAKVIVFAPTLALAKKLLRSGGDALVIEGMEAGGHIGPVATSVLAQEFLPELAEDHVVFVAGGIGRGEAIASYLEMGASGVQLGTRFACATESIAHPDFKKAFFRAKARDADASVQVDPRLPVIPVRALKNKGTEEFTAKQIEVAGMLDREEVDMGEAQLQIEHYWAGALRRAVIDGDVENGSLMAGQSVGMVKSEEPVADIITELMQQCETALTGR, encoded by the coding sequence ATGACTAGTTTTTCAAAGAGCGCTGAGCTGATGAAGCGCGGCATCGACTTTCTTGGCTGTGAACACGCAATCCTTTGCGGCGCGATGAGCTGGGTCTCCGAACGCAATCTTGTTGCGGCCATTTCCAACGGTGGCGGATTCGGCGTGATCGCATGCGGCGCGATGACACCCGATCTTTTGGACAATGAGATCGCAGAAACAAAGGCGCGCACGGATAAGCCGTTCGGCGTCAATCTTATCACGATGCATCCGCAATTGTTCGACCTCATCGCGGTCTGCGCAAAACACCGCGTTTCCCATGTCGTGTTGGCGGGCGGCATCCCGCCCAAGGGCAGTGTTGAGGCGATCAAGGAGTTCGGCGCAAAGGTTATCGTGTTCGCCCCGACATTGGCTTTGGCAAAGAAATTGCTCCGGTCCGGTGGCGACGCTTTGGTCATCGAAGGAATGGAAGCCGGCGGTCATATCGGGCCCGTAGCGACCAGCGTCCTTGCGCAGGAATTCTTGCCTGAATTGGCGGAGGATCATGTGGTCTTTGTGGCCGGCGGCATCGGCCGCGGCGAAGCCATTGCGAGCTATTTGGAAATGGGTGCGAGCGGCGTGCAATTGGGCACCCGATTTGCGTGTGCCACCGAGAGCATTGCACACCCGGATTTCAAGAAAGCGTTCTTCCGCGCCAAGGCACGCGATGCGGATGCCAGTGTACAGGTCGATCCGCGTCTGCCCGTTATTCCGGTGCGCGCGCTAAAGAACAAAGGCACTGAAGAATTCACCGCCAAACAGATCGAAGTCGCCGGCATGCTCGACCGCGAAGAGGTTGATATGGGTGAGGCTCAATTGCAAATTGAACATTACTGGGCGGGCGCATTGCGCCGCGCGGTGATCGATGGCGACGTTGAAAACGGATCGCTAATGGCGGGTCAATCGGTGGGTATGGTCAAATCCGAAGAGCCCGTCGCCGACATCATCACCGAATTGATGCAGCAATGCGAAACGGCCCTCACCGGGAGATGA
- the purT gene encoding formate-dependent phosphoribosylglycinamide formyltransferase, translating into MPFTSTIMLLGSGELGREFVISAKRLGARVIACDAYADAPAMQVADEAEVFSMLDGDALRAAVLKHRPDHIVPEIEAIRTEVLVELEAEGFNVVPTARAAQLTMNRDAIRDLAAGDLGLVTSRYRYAESLADVRAAADYAGFPCVIKPVMSSSGKGQSKVDSANDLEAAWEFARANMRGDRARVIVEEFIAFDYEITLLTIAHRHGINFCEPIGHRQERGDYQESWQPAVMASQTLIKAQEMATKVVQALAGDTGKGWGLFGVEFFVRGDEVIFSELSPRPHDTGMVTMMSQDLSEFDLHARAVMGLPILGDEPAFPSASAVILADRESAEFGFEGVADALGLSPNVDLRLFGKPTTRPYRRMGVALAAGEDTDEARALAAEAAGKMSISYRD; encoded by the coding sequence ATGCCATTCACATCTACAATCATGCTGCTGGGTTCTGGTGAACTGGGTCGCGAATTCGTCATTTCTGCAAAACGTTTGGGCGCCCGAGTAATCGCGTGCGATGCTTACGCTGATGCCCCCGCAATGCAGGTGGCGGATGAAGCCGAGGTGTTTTCTATGTTGGACGGGGACGCATTGCGCGCCGCCGTATTGAAACACCGCCCGGACCACATCGTACCCGAAATCGAGGCGATCCGAACCGAAGTCCTCGTTGAACTCGAAGCCGAGGGTTTTAACGTCGTTCCCACCGCACGCGCAGCCCAATTGACGATGAACCGCGATGCGATCCGTGATCTTGCAGCAGGGGATTTGGGCCTTGTCACATCGCGTTATCGATACGCGGAAAGCTTGGCCGATGTGCGCGCCGCGGCCGACTATGCTGGGTTCCCATGTGTGATCAAACCGGTGATGTCTTCATCGGGCAAAGGTCAGAGCAAAGTCGACAGTGCGAACGATTTGGAGGCCGCGTGGGAATTTGCTCGCGCGAATATGCGCGGGGATCGGGCGCGGGTCATAGTCGAGGAATTTATCGCGTTTGATTATGAGATCACATTGCTGACGATTGCGCATCGTCATGGAATCAATTTTTGCGAACCCATTGGCCACAGGCAAGAGCGCGGCGATTACCAAGAGAGTTGGCAACCAGCGGTGATGGCATCGCAAACGCTGATCAAAGCGCAGGAGATGGCCACCAAAGTGGTTCAAGCTCTCGCCGGTGACACGGGCAAGGGTTGGGGCCTTTTCGGCGTCGAGTTTTTCGTACGCGGCGATGAAGTAATCTTTTCCGAATTGTCCCCGCGCCCGCATGACACAGGGATGGTGACGATGATGTCTCAGGACCTTTCGGAATTTGACCTGCATGCCCGCGCAGTGATGGGTTTACCCATCCTAGGTGATGAGCCCGCATTTCCGTCGGCTTCGGCGGTTATTTTGGCAGACCGGGAAAGCGCGGAATTCGGTTTTGAGGGCGTGGCCGATGCATTGGGACTTAGCCCGAATGTCGATCTACGCCTGTTTGGTAAGCCTACTACGCGACCCTATCGCCGGATGGGCGTGGCCTTGGCGGCGGGAGAGGACACCGATGAAGCCCGCGCCCTCGCAGCGGAAGCAGCCGGGAAAATGTCGATTTCCTATCGCGATTGA
- a CDS encoding GGDEF domain-containing protein — translation MIVTRPGAIGLELGFSVEEGRVLHGLLEDASGDIVVRLDPAGFITHASENAAELGIDLSSLLLMPHIADLADADHSSDVARHVARALSGEGQAGWIEFPIRSCSDLLDDDHFSQSDSVPPSIDGQSCSKGHCHAPSCLRWYAFSLKVIEPEDGSVDSAAQGALGLIRSVQHKRSLEGEINAHALTDPMTGLANRHAFNASLSRSLTEGSEQTVAIMAVDSLRAVFMQYGQRTADEIQWGFAKFLETMAGADIDRHKVLAQLDGDRFAVLLPGMSLRQARSWAQDVLETFAGLTSAPTKRTPELTASAGLARVEVSVDWTMRQAELGLVMARAGGGMRVRVCNQPVRAVANGTAVTRAMDEAVERAVKRRS, via the coding sequence GTGATCGTCACAAGGCCGGGGGCAATCGGTTTGGAATTGGGTTTCAGTGTTGAAGAAGGTCGCGTGCTGCACGGGCTTTTGGAGGATGCATCGGGCGACATTGTCGTACGTTTGGATCCGGCAGGGTTTATCACGCATGCGTCGGAAAATGCCGCTGAGCTGGGGATCGATCTGTCGTCCTTGTTGTTGATGCCGCACATCGCCGATTTGGCAGACGCTGATCATTCATCAGACGTTGCCCGTCATGTTGCGCGGGCTCTTTCAGGGGAAGGGCAGGCGGGGTGGATCGAATTTCCTATCCGGTCGTGTTCCGACCTTTTGGATGATGACCATTTCAGCCAATCGGATTCTGTTCCTCCGTCGATCGATGGGCAATCTTGTTCAAAGGGGCATTGCCATGCACCTTCTTGTTTGCGTTGGTACGCCTTTAGCCTGAAGGTCATCGAGCCCGAAGACGGCTCAGTTGATAGTGCTGCACAAGGCGCATTGGGCCTGATCAGGTCGGTTCAACACAAGCGCTCTCTTGAGGGGGAGATCAACGCGCACGCACTGACTGATCCGATGACAGGCCTTGCAAACCGCCATGCATTCAATGCCAGCCTTAGCCGGTCACTAACCGAGGGGAGCGAGCAGACGGTCGCGATTATGGCGGTGGATTCCTTGCGGGCTGTGTTCATGCAATATGGCCAACGCACCGCCGACGAAATCCAATGGGGATTTGCCAAATTCCTAGAGACGATGGCGGGCGCGGACATCGATCGGCACAAAGTGTTGGCGCAATTGGACGGTGATCGCTTTGCGGTGTTGTTGCCCGGCATGTCTTTGCGTCAGGCACGGAGTTGGGCTCAGGATGTGCTTGAAACCTTTGCGGGGCTTACCTCGGCACCGACAAAACGCACGCCCGAACTAACCGCCAGCGCCGGCCTCGCACGTGTTGAAGTGAGCGTCGACTGGACCATGCGTCAGGCAGAATTGGGATTGGTCATGGCGCGGGCAGGGGGCGGGATGCGGGTTCGCGTGTGCAATCAACCCGTCCGCGCGGTCGCCAACGGCACGGCGGTGACGCGCGCGATGGATGAGGCGGTGGAGCGCGCGGTCAAACGCCGTTCATGA